A window from Leptospira wolffii serovar Khorat str. Khorat-H2 encodes these proteins:
- a CDS encoding STAS domain-containing protein, whose amino-acid sequence MEGFQTDVSLEDGICVVKIQGNVSLKNAFALKELVIRQFDEGYKEIILDFEGDVYLDSSGIGAIFNTQKYITERHGHLRLRNLSRDVMTILRIANLDKHLDIIP is encoded by the coding sequence TTGGAAGGTTTTCAGACAGACGTTTCTTTAGAAGATGGAATTTGCGTCGTCAAAATCCAGGGCAATGTAAGCCTAAAGAATGCATTTGCGTTAAAAGAACTCGTAATCCGACAATTCGACGAGGGGTATAAGGAGATCATCCTAGACTTCGAAGGGGACGTCTATCTGGACTCCTCCGGAATCGGGGCTATCTTCAATACCCAAAAATACATCACCGAACGCCACGGCCATTTAAGACTCAGAAATCTGAGCCGGGATGTGATGACCATCCTAAGAATCGCCAATCTAGATAAGCATCTGGATATTATTCCCTAA
- a CDS encoding MBL fold metallo-hydrolase, with amino-acid sequence MRIKFWGVRGSISSPVPGDSIRSKILRILSLASPSDLQSPEAIEDFLDSLALSNWSTYGGNTTCIEIRDREDKLVIIDGGTGLRELGNSILSEGYAHGKGSAVWIFTHTHWDHIQGIPFFVPLYTPGNKFEFVSSVENLEERLRYQHTFTHFPVPFDGFNAEKIFRHVPEGRAFRVTDSVTAISKAVRHPGGSFSYRFEEDGKSLIFASDAEFNLDEMENIEDYLNYFRGADVLVFDTQYTFEESLQKIDWGHSTASMATDIALRANVKKLVMFHHDPSYDDEKLDAVYLRAIKYKEMFDPDNQLEIIMAREGLEIQI; translated from the coding sequence ATGCGGATAAAATTTTGGGGAGTTCGGGGCTCCATTTCTTCTCCCGTTCCGGGCGATTCGATTCGCTCTAAGATACTCAGAATTCTGAGCTTGGCCTCGCCGTCCGATCTGCAAAGCCCGGAGGCGATAGAGGATTTTCTGGATTCCTTGGCTTTATCCAATTGGAGTACGTACGGCGGAAACACCACATGTATCGAGATCCGGGATAGGGAAGACAAACTCGTCATCATAGATGGCGGAACCGGACTACGAGAATTAGGAAATTCTATTTTATCGGAAGGTTATGCTCATGGAAAGGGCTCGGCCGTCTGGATTTTCACTCATACCCACTGGGATCATATCCAGGGAATTCCATTCTTTGTTCCTCTTTATACTCCCGGAAACAAATTCGAATTCGTGAGTTCCGTGGAAAATTTGGAAGAAAGGCTTCGTTACCAACATACTTTCACTCATTTCCCGGTGCCTTTCGACGGTTTCAATGCGGAGAAGATATTTCGCCATGTACCCGAGGGGAGAGCCTTCAGGGTTACGGATTCCGTGACTGCGATTTCCAAAGCGGTTCGACATCCAGGTGGTAGCTTTTCGTATCGATTCGAGGAGGACGGTAAGTCTCTCATCTTTGCCTCGGATGCAGAGTTCAATCTGGACGAGATGGAGAATATAGAGGATTATCTGAATTATTTCCGCGGAGCCGACGTTTTAGTTTTCGATACCCAGTATACTTTCGAGGAATCCCTCCAAAAAATCGATTGGGGGCATAGTACCGCATCCATGGCTACGGATATTGCTCTCCGAGCGAATGTTAAAAAGCTGGTCATGTTCCATCACGATCCGTCTTACGACGACGAGAAATTGGACGCGGTATATTTGCGAGCGATCAAATACAAAGAAATGTTTGATCCCGACAACCAATTAGAAATCATTATGGCCAGAGAAGGTCTTGAAATCCAAATCTGA
- the glpK gene encoding glycerol kinase GlpK — protein MSEYIIGIDAGTTGIRTFCFNKAGNVISSAYSEFKQHFPKPGWVEHDAEEIWAKTEKLILKAIRNGKLKPEKAVAIGITNQRETTVLFDKDTGKPVYNAIVWQCRRTSDFCSGLKKEGLEPTFRRKTGLVVDAYFSGTKIRWILDNVKGVRAKAEKGKVLFGTIDTYLLYRLTNGKSHKTDHTNASRTLIFNIEKKEWDKELLKILQIPEAILPETHNSSTLFGRTESVAGLPDGIPISSLVGDQQGALFGQLCTEPGEAKNTYGTGCFLLFNTGNKLQISKNNLITTLACGPEGKTVYCLEGSIFIGGAVIQYLRDNLRFFKESKLSEKMAASVNKEDEVVFVPAFSGLGAPYWDMNARGAILGLTRDTTQEQITRAALKSIALQSYELVEAMENDTGAKLKILKVDGGATANNWLMQYQSDILGKKIVRPSNLDTTVLGAAYLAGLERGFYSSVAELKKKQKASKEFSPKMGNSQREKEIRIWKDSVKRILTPEK, from the coding sequence ATGAGCGAATATATTATCGGTATAGATGCCGGAACAACCGGCATACGGACTTTTTGTTTCAATAAGGCTGGGAACGTAATCTCCAGCGCATACTCCGAATTCAAACAGCATTTTCCTAAGCCGGGCTGGGTGGAACACGATGCGGAAGAGATTTGGGCAAAGACCGAAAAACTGATTCTAAAAGCCATACGCAATGGAAAATTAAAACCGGAAAAGGCGGTTGCGATCGGGATCACCAACCAAAGGGAAACCACTGTATTATTCGATAAGGACACCGGAAAACCGGTATATAACGCGATCGTATGGCAATGCCGTCGTACTTCCGATTTTTGTTCCGGCTTGAAGAAAGAAGGTCTCGAACCCACATTCAGAAGAAAGACGGGGCTCGTAGTGGACGCTTATTTTAGCGGGACCAAGATTCGATGGATCCTGGATAATGTGAAAGGTGTTCGTGCCAAGGCGGAGAAGGGAAAGGTTTTATTCGGAACGATCGATACCTATCTTCTATACAGACTTACCAACGGAAAATCGCATAAGACGGATCATACGAATGCGAGTAGGACTCTTATATTCAATATAGAGAAGAAAGAATGGGATAAGGAACTATTAAAGATTCTGCAAATTCCAGAGGCGATTCTTCCCGAAACCCATAATTCCAGCACTCTTTTCGGAAGGACGGAATCCGTGGCCGGATTACCCGACGGAATTCCTATCTCTTCCTTGGTAGGAGACCAACAAGGTGCGCTTTTCGGGCAACTTTGCACGGAACCTGGCGAGGCAAAGAACACCTATGGAACGGGTTGCTTCCTGCTTTTCAATACCGGAAACAAACTACAGATCTCCAAAAACAATCTGATCACCACTTTGGCCTGCGGTCCTGAAGGGAAAACAGTGTATTGTCTGGAAGGCTCTATCTTTATCGGCGGAGCGGTAATCCAGTATCTTAGGGATAATTTACGTTTCTTTAAGGAATCCAAGCTCTCAGAAAAAATGGCCGCTTCCGTGAACAAGGAGGACGAGGTCGTATTCGTGCCTGCATTCTCCGGTTTAGGCGCTCCTTATTGGGATATGAATGCTAGAGGTGCAATTTTGGGGCTTACCCGGGATACGACCCAGGAACAGATCACCAGAGCCGCATTGAAGTCTATCGCATTGCAATCCTACGAGCTTGTGGAAGCGATGGAGAACGATACGGGAGCCAAATTAAAAATCCTGAAAGTGGACGGTGGCGCTACGGCCAATAATTGGCTTATGCAATACCAATCGGATATTCTGGGCAAAAAAATCGTTCGACCTTCCAATCTGGATACAACAGTCCTAGGAGCCGCCTATCTGGCGGGTTTGGAAAGAGGTTTTTATTCTTCCGTTGCCGAATTGAAGAAAAAGCAAAAGGCGAGCAAGGAATTCTCCCCGAAAATGGGAAATTCCCAAAGAGAGAAGGAAATCCGAATTTGGAAGGATTCCGTAAAAAGAATTCTTACCCCGGAAAAATAA
- a CDS encoding hydroxyacylglutathione hydrolase, producing the protein MLEIVRIYTHSPLRNFSYLVRQKDTGETLCIDPYDSEQIRKVLESKSWDLDSIVNTHEHPDHTSGNEGLVREFGSKILAHPNAISKIPGATVALGEKERILSDSSGDSYLEVLYTPGHTFAHVCLLEWENGKPKSVFTGDTIFNSGVGNCKNGGNPEALYSTVSETFRSLPGAVRLYPGHDYLLNNLRFSLHLDPENGAARKALQKAESLEKDKEFWTTDFSEEREFNPFFLVFQPKDALVQGIRKNIGNENLEKEPKALFLALRSLRDKW; encoded by the coding sequence ATGTTGGAAATCGTTCGCATCTATACGCATAGTCCGCTTCGCAATTTCTCCTATCTAGTCAGGCAGAAAGATACGGGCGAAACTCTATGCATCGATCCTTACGATTCGGAGCAAATTCGAAAAGTATTAGAATCCAAATCCTGGGATCTGGATTCTATAGTCAATACTCACGAACACCCGGACCATACTTCCGGCAACGAAGGCCTGGTTCGAGAATTCGGCTCCAAGATACTCGCGCATCCGAACGCAATTTCAAAGATCCCCGGAGCGACAGTCGCATTGGGAGAAAAGGAAAGAATACTCTCCGATTCTTCCGGAGATTCTTATCTAGAGGTTCTATACACTCCCGGTCATACCTTCGCACATGTTTGTCTTTTAGAATGGGAGAATGGGAAACCTAAGAGCGTATTTACGGGAGATACGATTTTTAACTCCGGAGTGGGAAACTGTAAGAATGGGGGAAACCCGGAGGCTCTCTATTCTACCGTATCCGAAACATTTCGTTCTTTGCCGGGTGCCGTGCGACTCTATCCGGGACACGATTATCTACTCAATAATCTGCGATTCAGTTTGCATCTAGATCCGGAAAACGGAGCGGCACGCAAGGCATTGCAAAAAGCCGAATCCCTAGAAAAGGATAAGGAATTTTGGACGACCGATTTCTCGGAAGAGAGAGAATTCAATCCGTTCTTCCTGGTTTTCCAGCCTAAGGATGCTCTTGTACAAGGAATCCGAAAGAATATCGGAAACGAGAATTTGGAAAAAGAACCCAAAGCATTATTCCTGGCTTTGAGATCTCTTCGTGATAAATGGTAG
- a CDS encoding dihydrolipoyl dehydrogenase, translating to MKKYDILVIGSGGGTKLVTPPSKLGYKVAILEKDRLGGTCLNRGCIPSKMLIYPAEILALAGDSSRFQLDIPRPYHVDFKTLVERVSATVDADSNSIIPAYEKNPNIDYYPHEGRFEENKIVRVNGERITADRIFITAGCRPFIPDIPGLEGTPYMTSREALRRTELPKKLLVIGGGYIGLELGFAYSSFGSETTFIVRKRMLSHEDKDVVDTFEKAFSKRHDVRLGTQVEKVSYQNGTFTLYCKSDNDGSFVLEGDALLVATGIRPNTDWLDLQNTDVQLDEKGYIRTNEYLETTAPGVYAFGDIIGKYFFRHSVNFEGEALFQSLYVDKKRSVIEYPPVPHAVFTHPQVAAVGKTEDELIREGTEYISAINPYSSSATGMARLSEDSFVKILVSPKTRKILGAHIIGDEASNLIHLFILLMTMGGTLEDLLKMIYVHPALPEIARNAARKAREILGS from the coding sequence ATGAAAAAATACGATATTCTAGTCATAGGTTCCGGAGGAGGAACGAAGCTAGTTACCCCTCCTTCCAAGCTGGGCTATAAAGTAGCCATTCTGGAAAAAGACCGTCTCGGGGGAACCTGCCTAAATCGCGGATGCATTCCGTCCAAAATGCTGATTTATCCTGCGGAGATCCTGGCGCTGGCAGGAGATTCCTCCCGCTTCCAACTAGACATTCCCCGCCCCTACCATGTGGACTTTAAGACCTTGGTGGAAAGGGTATCCGCGACAGTGGATGCGGACTCGAATAGTATTATTCCCGCGTATGAGAAGAATCCGAATATCGATTATTATCCCCATGAAGGAAGGTTCGAGGAGAATAAGATCGTTCGAGTAAACGGAGAACGTATCACTGCGGATCGAATCTTCATCACCGCTGGATGTCGTCCGTTCATTCCGGATATCCCCGGACTGGAAGGAACTCCCTATATGACAAGCCGAGAGGCCTTGAGACGGACTGAATTACCGAAGAAATTGCTCGTGATCGGAGGCGGATATATAGGCCTAGAATTAGGCTTCGCCTATTCTTCCTTCGGCTCCGAGACTACGTTTATTGTCCGAAAAAGAATGCTTTCTCATGAAGATAAAGACGTGGTAGATACTTTCGAAAAAGCGTTTTCCAAACGTCATGACGTGCGATTGGGAACACAGGTGGAAAAGGTTTCCTATCAAAACGGAACCTTCACACTCTACTGTAAGAGCGATAACGATGGCAGCTTCGTTCTAGAAGGAGACGCATTACTTGTGGCCACCGGAATCCGACCGAATACGGACTGGTTGGATCTGCAGAATACGGATGTACAATTGGATGAGAAAGGTTATATTCGGACGAACGAATATCTCGAGACCACGGCTCCTGGAGTTTACGCTTTCGGCGATATCATAGGAAAGTATTTCTTTAGACACTCTGTCAATTTTGAAGGAGAAGCTCTTTTCCAATCTTTATACGTGGATAAAAAAAGGTCGGTGATAGAATATCCTCCCGTTCCCCACGCGGTATTCACTCATCCCCAGGTAGCTGCGGTCGGGAAGACGGAAGACGAACTGATCCGAGAAGGAACGGAATATATTTCGGCGATCAATCCCTATTCTTCTAGCGCCACCGGAATGGCCAGGCTCTCCGAAGATAGCTTCGTGAAAATCCTAGTGAGCCCTAAGACTCGAAAGATTCTAGGAGCCCATATTATAGGAGACGAAGCTTCCAATCTGATCCATCTTTTCATACTCCTAATGACCATGGGTGGGACTCTAGAGGACTTACTAAAGATGATTTATGTTCACCCGGCATTACCGGAAATTGCAAGAAATGCGGCGAGAAAAGCCAGGGAAATACTGGGCTCTTAA
- a CDS encoding PP2C family protein-serine/threonine phosphatase, with amino-acid sequence MRTSSSIKQYIRDAWPVVLVLNISVIICTFIGLQFYTPPVRPTIVILLVSCFTVFVNYSAFVLFLTERVLPKEQELGKIIKRFRRGDNRMQNYVFPLDFVDENYEIRGRCLTYNPIGGDFYNFLKDRTGNYWMGIGDTSGHGYVAGLFSMMVMNQMTHLVHQNEYPHEIIDQIIEHLEERTGIYPHIHRSLYATFLLMRADSEGNFLHSGIHPSLVLYKKKEDRIEIVGTDGKFLSTVMNPPLKRTKHSLSFKMDPDDILFCFTDGLFEQKNRNIGEYYGENLYKFLESVPKKNIERLMDDLFTDVVKHTGGRIQDDMSLLVVRKL; translated from the coding sequence ATGAGAACTTCCTCCTCCATTAAACAATACATCCGAGACGCCTGGCCGGTGGTATTGGTACTTAATATTTCCGTAATCATCTGCACCTTTATCGGGCTACAATTTTATACGCCTCCGGTGCGTCCGACCATCGTGATTCTTTTAGTTTCTTGTTTTACCGTCTTCGTGAATTACTCGGCATTCGTGCTATTTCTCACGGAGAGAGTGCTTCCCAAAGAGCAGGAATTAGGAAAGATCATTAAGAGATTCCGTCGCGGCGATAACCGGATGCAGAATTACGTTTTTCCTTTGGATTTCGTGGACGAGAATTACGAAATCAGAGGGCGGTGTCTCACATACAATCCGATCGGAGGAGATTTCTATAATTTTCTAAAGGATAGGACCGGTAACTATTGGATGGGGATCGGAGATACTTCCGGTCACGGCTATGTTGCGGGCCTATTCAGTATGATGGTGATGAATCAGATGACTCATTTGGTTCACCAAAACGAATACCCGCATGAAATCATCGATCAGATTATAGAACATTTGGAAGAAAGAACCGGCATCTACCCTCATATCCATCGTAGCCTATATGCGACCTTTCTTCTTATGCGAGCCGATTCGGAAGGCAATTTTCTTCATTCGGGAATCCATCCTAGCTTGGTGCTTTACAAAAAGAAAGAAGATAGAATCGAAATAGTAGGCACCGACGGTAAATTTCTTTCCACGGTCATGAATCCTCCTCTCAAACGAACCAAGCATTCCTTAAGTTTTAAAATGGATCCTGACGATATTCTTTTCTGCTTTACGGACGGTCTCTTCGAACAAAAGAACCGAAATATAGGCGAATACTACGGAGAGAATCTGTATAAATTTCTGGAATCCGTCCCTAAAAAAAATATAGAAAGACTGATGGATGATCTTTTCACGGACGTGGTAAAGCATACGGGAGGCAGAATCCAAGACGATATGAGCCTCTTAGTCGTACGCAAACTTTAA
- the grxD gene encoding Grx4 family monothiol glutaredoxin — translation MDKELKDKIEGMIGSKKVFLFMKGTPDAPMCGFSAGVTNVLRSLGTDYGSFNVLSDQNVREGIKEFANWPTIPQLYVDGEFIGGHDIVVEMAKSGELQKKLGN, via the coding sequence ATGGACAAAGAATTGAAAGACAAAATCGAAGGAATGATCGGATCTAAGAAGGTCTTCCTATTCATGAAAGGGACTCCGGATGCCCCTATGTGCGGTTTTTCCGCTGGAGTGACGAACGTGCTTCGCAGTTTAGGAACGGATTACGGTTCTTTCAACGTTCTTTCCGACCAAAACGTTCGGGAAGGAATCAAAGAATTCGCCAATTGGCCTACCATTCCACAACTCTACGTTGACGGAGAGTTTATAGGCGGTCACGATATCGTGGTTGAAATGGCAAAGAGCGGAGAACTCCAGAAGAAATTAGGAAATTAA
- a CDS encoding carboxylate--amine ligase, which translates to MKLQPGEYLDPAEFTLKNFEDLEISSQIIIRDALNRGLEVEILERKSHFIRISGKGNSQLVKEASKTALDSYMTFLVMENKNVTKRILEESNINVPKGITVTDLDSGLNFLRKTESLTMVVKPTTTNFGIGITVLPPRSDESLKRTAIEKALELSETAIIEEFAPGNEYRFLVIGEECVAVCNRIPANVIGDGKKTILELVEEKNSDPRRGVGHVTPLEKIRLDETELGVLQGNGYSRDSVPEEGEKVFLRKNSNISTGGDSVDVTDIAHESYKRLAVKAAKAVDAKICGVDIIIADSLDKEGDYRILELNFNPVLYIHNYPFQGKDRRVGEKILDLLGF; encoded by the coding sequence CTGAAATTGCAGCCGGGAGAATATTTAGATCCGGCAGAATTCACTCTTAAGAATTTCGAGGATCTGGAGATTTCCAGTCAAATCATAATCCGAGACGCATTGAATCGAGGTTTAGAAGTGGAGATCCTGGAAAGGAAAAGCCATTTCATTAGGATTTCAGGAAAGGGAAATAGCCAACTCGTAAAGGAGGCCTCAAAGACTGCCTTGGATTCTTATATGACCTTCCTTGTAATGGAGAATAAGAACGTCACGAAAAGAATTTTAGAAGAATCGAATATAAATGTGCCGAAAGGGATCACTGTGACGGACCTGGACTCCGGCTTGAATTTCCTGCGAAAAACGGAATCGCTTACAATGGTGGTAAAGCCAACCACAACGAATTTCGGAATCGGCATCACGGTGCTTCCTCCTAGATCCGACGAGTCTTTGAAAAGGACTGCGATAGAAAAAGCCCTGGAGCTATCGGAAACCGCCATCATAGAGGAGTTCGCTCCGGGAAATGAATACAGGTTCTTGGTCATCGGAGAAGAATGTGTGGCGGTATGCAATCGGATTCCGGCCAACGTAATCGGCGACGGTAAGAAGACGATCCTAGAACTTGTAGAAGAAAAAAATTCCGATCCAAGAAGAGGAGTCGGTCATGTCACTCCGTTGGAGAAAATCCGGTTAGATGAAACGGAACTGGGAGTTTTGCAAGGAAACGGATATTCTAGGGATTCGGTTCCGGAAGAAGGAGAGAAGGTTTTCTTACGTAAGAATTCAAATATCAGTACGGGGGGCGATTCAGTCGACGTGACGGATATCGCTCACGAATCCTACAAACGTCTCGCGGTGAAGGCGGCCAAGGCGGTGGATGCTAAGATCTGCGGTGTGGATATTATTATCGCGGACAGTCTAGATAAGGAAGGGGATTACAGGATACTGGAGTTGAATTTCAATCCGGTATTATATATCCATAATTATCCTTTCCAGGGCAAGGATAGGAGAGTGGGGGAGAAGATTCTGGATCTTCTCGGGTTTTAA
- a CDS encoding ABC transporter permease, producing the protein MNFYEKYNAFSTIVRKETVRILRIWIQTLIPPGITISLYFLIFGKLVGSQIGDVGGHTYIQFIVPGLVMMSVILNAYNNVVSSFFGAKFGRNIEELLVSPTPAYLIVLGYSIGGVIRGILVGFIVTLVSLFFTELRLYNVGVVIVTVALSALMFSMGGFLNALYAKKFDDVTIIPTFILTPLTYLGGVFYSIRMLPEGWQIVSKFNPILYMVNAFRYGFLGVSDIEPGFAIGLLVLGTIFLYSLSVFLLSRGFGTRT; encoded by the coding sequence GTGAACTTTTACGAGAAATACAACGCATTCTCCACGATCGTCAGAAAGGAAACGGTTCGAATTCTGAGAATTTGGATACAGACTCTGATACCTCCCGGAATTACGATTTCCTTATATTTTTTGATCTTCGGCAAGCTAGTGGGCTCCCAAATCGGTGATGTGGGTGGTCATACTTATATCCAGTTCATCGTCCCCGGACTCGTGATGATGTCCGTGATTCTGAATGCGTACAATAATGTGGTCTCCTCGTTCTTCGGTGCGAAGTTCGGTAGAAATATCGAGGAGCTTCTGGTTTCCCCCACACCTGCCTATCTGATCGTACTAGGATATTCGATCGGGGGAGTGATTCGTGGAATTCTGGTGGGTTTCATAGTCACTCTGGTTTCCCTATTCTTCACGGAACTCAGATTGTATAATGTAGGAGTCGTTATCGTTACGGTAGCTCTTTCTGCCTTGATGTTTTCCATGGGAGGGTTTCTGAACGCGTTGTATGCAAAGAAATTCGACGATGTGACGATCATCCCTACATTCATCCTGACTCCATTGACTTATCTCGGCGGGGTATTTTATTCTATACGAATGTTGCCTGAGGGTTGGCAGATCGTATCGAAATTCAATCCGATTCTGTACATGGTAAACGCCTTCCGATACGGATTTTTAGGAGTAAGCGATATCGAACCCGGTTTCGCGATCGGACTCCTGGTGTTAGGAACGATCTTCCTTTATTCCCTCTCCGTATTTTTACTCAGTAGAGGATTTGGAACGAGGACTTAA
- a CDS encoding BolA/IbaG family iron-sulfur metabolism protein: MTIQEIREKIQAGLPGAEVEILDPYRDGVHIKAIVKYSGFAGKSVVEQHRMVYSTLKDELKEEVHALGLETKIV; encoded by the coding sequence ATGACGATACAAGAAATCCGAGAGAAAATCCAAGCAGGGTTACCCGGGGCCGAAGTGGAAATTTTAGACCCTTACAGGGACGGAGTGCATATCAAGGCGATCGTCAAGTATTCCGGCTTTGCGGGAAAATCGGTCGTAGAGCAACATAGAATGGTCTACTCCACCCTTAAGGACGAGCTGAAAGAAGAAGTCCACGCTTTAGGATTGGAAACCAAGATTGTATAA
- a CDS encoding glutathione S-transferase N-terminal domain-containing protein, producing MKLYQFESCPYCAYVRDSFDKLGLKEGKDYELVEASRGTPGREEVIRLGGVSQVPFLVDGDRKMYESRDIVDYVKKKSDK from the coding sequence ATGAAACTCTACCAATTTGAATCCTGTCCTTATTGTGCTTATGTTAGAGACTCTTTCGACAAACTCGGTCTGAAAGAAGGAAAGGATTACGAATTGGTAGAGGCAAGCCGGGGAACCCCGGGTCGGGAAGAAGTCATCCGACTAGGCGGAGTGAGCCAGGTACCTTTTCTCGTAGACGGGGACCGGAAAATGTACGAATCCAGGGATATCGTAGACTACGTAAAAAAGAAATCTGATAAATAG
- a CDS encoding ABC transporter ATP-binding protein encodes MNKALEIENLVKTYSGGVQALKGINLTVEEGEFFALLGPNGAGKSTTIGILSSLVNKTSGKVKIYGADIDTDLTLAKSFIGVVPQEFNFNIFEKVEHIVINQGGYYGLSRKVAVERTEEYLSQLGLYEKRKEGAGRLSGGMKRRLMIARALVHNPKILILDEPTAGVDIEFRRSLWEFLVKLNESGITIILTTHYLEEAENLCRKIAIIDQGRIVENTSMKELIVKLDTETFILDLLEPISTPPSLNGFALHRVDEKTIEVEISKHHSLNDLFRLLDEKGIRITSMRNKSNRLEELFLKLVEKKL; translated from the coding sequence ATGAATAAAGCATTAGAGATAGAAAATTTGGTTAAGACCTACTCGGGGGGAGTACAGGCCTTAAAGGGGATCAACCTCACGGTCGAAGAGGGAGAATTCTTCGCATTGCTCGGTCCGAACGGAGCGGGAAAATCGACGACCATCGGAATCCTAAGCTCTTTAGTGAATAAGACCTCCGGAAAGGTTAAAATCTACGGAGCTGACATAGACACGGACCTAACTTTGGCCAAGTCCTTTATAGGAGTCGTTCCGCAAGAATTCAATTTCAATATCTTCGAGAAGGTGGAACATATAGTCATCAACCAAGGAGGCTATTACGGTCTTTCCCGAAAGGTGGCAGTCGAAAGGACAGAAGAATATCTGAGCCAATTAGGGCTCTACGAAAAGCGCAAAGAAGGTGCCGGAAGGCTCTCCGGAGGAATGAAGAGAAGGCTAATGATTGCGAGGGCCTTGGTCCACAATCCTAAGATTCTTATTCTAGACGAACCTACTGCCGGAGTGGATATAGAGTTTCGCAGATCCCTTTGGGAATTCTTGGTAAAACTGAACGAATCCGGAATCACCATCATTCTCACCACTCATTACCTGGAAGAAGCGGAGAATCTTTGTAGGAAGATCGCGATCATAGATCAGGGAAGAATCGTGGAAAACACTTCCATGAAAGAACTCATCGTAAAATTGGATACCGAAACGTTCATCCTGGACTTATTGGAACCTATTTCCACTCCGCCTTCCCTCAACGGTTTCGCTTTACACAGAGTGGACGAAAAAACGATCGAAGTGGAGATCAGTAAACATCATTCCCTAAACGATCTATTCCGACTCTTGGATGAGAAAGGGATCCGGATCACAAGCATGAGAAACAAATCCAATCGCTTGGAAGAGCTCTTTCTGAAATTAGTGGAGAAAAAGCTGTGA
- a CDS encoding BolA family protein, with the protein MIEEAAEKIEEILREKFSPTILEVVDFSAEHAGHSGNPNKLKKGTHVRVRMESADFRNKSLLEQHRAVYAVLDPFLKKKGIHALELKTGASS; encoded by the coding sequence ATGATAGAAGAAGCAGCAGAGAAGATCGAGGAAATACTAAGAGAGAAATTCTCCCCTACGATATTGGAAGTGGTAGACTTTTCCGCGGAACATGCCGGGCATTCCGGAAATCCGAATAAACTAAAAAAAGGCACTCATGTTCGAGTGAGAATGGAAAGCGCCGATTTTCGGAATAAATCCCTCTTAGAACAACACCGTGCCGTCTACGCAGTTTTAGACCCGTTTTTAAAGAAGAAGGGAATCCACGCCTTGGAACTCAAGACGGGAGCGTCTTCCTAA